The following nucleotide sequence is from Roseivirga sp. BDSF3-8.
TCTTCCCCTTCCTCATCTTTAAGCAGATAGGTAGTACTCTCCATGGTATGGCCGGGCGTGTGGAGTACCTTTATAGTTACGTTACCGAGTTTGAGCTCTTCGCCGTCACTGGCTATATGAGCTTCAAATTTAGGGTTGGCCTGAGGACCATATACGATAGTGGCACCGGTTTTTTCTGCCAGGGTCAGGTGGCCGCTTACAAAGTCTGCGTGAAAGTGGGTCTCGAGTATGTATTTGATCTTGGCCCCGCTCTTTTCAGCCTGATCTATATAGGGCTGCACTTCGCGCAGGGGATCCACAATAGCTACCTCACCATTGCTTTCGATATAGTAGGCACCTTGTGCCAGGCAACCGGTATATATCTGTTCGATCTTCATATTATGTATGTTAGCACGCCGGAGTGGCGTAAGTGTTACTTTGTTTTTCTTAATATAAAGTACGTAAATACCCTGTTAAAGGTGGGTAACCAAAGTTACAGCCCGCGAATTTAGTCTTTTTTGAAATCCTTTACACGATCACTCAGGTCATATACCTGTGTGCCTTTCATTTCAGACTCAAGAATACTGTACCCTGCGGCACTTCGGTAGCCTCCGGCACAGTGCACCACCACAGGCTTATCAGAAGGCACCTCACCAGAACGGTCGCGCAGTTCATGAAGAGGTATAGCCAGGGCTTTAGCAAACAGCTTACCATCATTTACCTCACTTTTATTTCTTATATCCACTATGGTATAGTGCTCCGGGTTTGATTTGAAGTCCGCCATATCAAGCGAGTCGGCTTTTGCACTATCCGCGGAACCTTCGATTACCCGGGCCCCCTCCATAAGCAGCTCATACCCAATTTTTGCGCCACGGCCTATGGCAGCTTCTCTTTCCTTATCGGAACTACTGACCAGGTAAAAGGTCTCCTCGGGAGAAATAACTGACCCAAGCCAGGTTTCGAACTTATCGCCGTCGGAGATCATGATATTAATGGCATTGGGATGATGTCCCTGCTTAAATATCGCTTCATCGCGTGTATCTACCACCAGGGCATCAGCGGGGATTTCCTCATCGGCTCCCAGGCGCTTCACCGATTCCACGCTGCCGCTATAGGGTCGCGCACCGCTTTTATTCATATCCACATCATAACCAAAGTATTTTGGTATAAATGGTTGCTCATGAAGAAGCTCATTAACAAAGCTATCCTCTTTCATTTCCTGCAGGGCCCAGTTTTCCTCCTTTTCACGGCCGATAGTGCTGTAGGTATCGGAGCTCATATTCTTACCGCATAATGATCCGGCTCCATGTGCCGGGTAAACCAGTGTTTCATCATCCATGGGAAGAAACTTCTCGCGGAGAGTCCGGTACATATCCCGGGCCAGACTTTCCCTCTTTGCCCGCATTTTACCCGCTTTCTCTCTGAGGTCAGGCCGTCCCACATCGCCTACAAACAGGGTGTCTCCTGTAAAAACAGCTCTCTCATCAGAATCATTATCAATAGCCTGGACGCTGATACTATCCGGTGAATGACCTGGTGTATTAATAGCCCTGAAGGTAATACTTCCCATCACAGCTTCCTGCTCGTCATCAAATCCCTGATGAGGGTAATCCGCTCCGGTAAGCTCACTGGTGAGAATAGTAGCCCCTGTCTCCTGATGGATCTGCAGGTGGCTGCTCACAAAGTCCGCATGCGGGTGGGTCTCAATCACAAGTTTAATTTTTGCTCCATGCTCGCTGGCGTAGTCATAATAGGGCTGAGGATCTCTTGCAGGATCTACTACGGCCATGTTCCCATTACTGATAATGGCATAGCTGGCATGGGCAAGAGGTTTATCGTAAAACTGATGTATATGCATGTCAAAAAAGTATTAGTGGTAATAAAAAATGAAGACTATACGGCAAAAACTGTTTCGCTGAGAATGATGAAAATGCCCATAGCAAGTACAAACCAGCCAAATCCTTTCTTAAGCCTGTCTGCTGAGACAAACCTGGTAGCATAGGTACCTATGAACATGCCGGCAAATGAACAAGCCGTAAAGAGCAATAAAAACGTCCAATTAATGTCCTGTCCTGAACCAATGTCTCCCAGAAAACCGATAAGGCTCTTAATAGCGATAATAACCAGGCTGGTACCAACCGCTTCTTTGATGGGCAGCCCTACAAGCAGAACTAAGGCAGGCACGATGAGAAATCCACCGCCAGCCCCTACCAGGCCTGTTATCACTCCCACGATAAGGCCTTCTGCCAGGATCAGGGGGAAGTTAAATGGCTTTTCCTTCTGCTCACTGGTATCTTTCCGGTCTTTAATCATAGAGTATGAAGCCAGCAACATCACCACTCCGAAGAATACCATGATGGCGATATCCTTGGTAAAACTGAAGCCATCCAGGCGAAAGATGGTCTCCGGGATAGCAGGCACCAGGTAGAGGCGTGTAAGAAGCACCGCCACCAGCGAGGGGATGGCAAAGACGATACCCGTCTTCCACCTTACCAGTCCTTGTCTGTGTTTTTGCGCACCTCCTATGACGGCAGTAGATCCTACCACAAAGAGGCTATAAGCTGTAGCCAGGACAGGCTCCACTCCCAGTACATACACAAGTATAGGTACAGTGAGTATGGATCCTCCCCCGCCAAGCAGGCCAAGGGTAAAACCCATCACTACGGCTAACAGGTATCCGAGTATTTCCATTGATGCTTATTTTCTAAGGGAGGCCCTTAGTGTGGTAGTTTATGTCGTAAGAATCCGTATAGGGCCGTACCGGCCAGCGCGCCGAAAATAACGAGGAAAATGCTTGCATAACCAAACCCGGCCAGAATAAACATGGGGCCTGGGCAAGCTCCCACCAGGGCCCAGCCCAGACCAAATATTATCCCTCCTATGAGGTAACGGGGTACGCTTTTATCCTTATCATTAAAGGTGATTACCTGACCGTTCATGTCCTTCATGCCGGTACGTTTGATGAACTGTATCCCGATAACTCCCACTGCAATGGCTGAGCCGATGACTCCGAACATGTGAAAATTATCAAAGCGGAACATCTCGTAAATCCGGTACCAGGATATGACCTCTGCTTTGGCCAGTATAATCCCGAACACTGCACCGGCCAGTATATATTTTATGTATTTCATTCTGATAAATGCTTAAGAAAAGATGACGGGAAATAACAGGTAGACCATGGAAAGTCCTCCGATGAAAAAGCCTATTACGGCAATCAACGAGGGTAACTGCAGCATGCTCATGCCGGTAATGGCATGGCCTGAGGTACACCCCCCGGCGTAGCGTGAGCCAAAGCCTACCATCAACCCACCCGCAAGCAGAATAATGATATTACGTACTGAGGTGAAGGCTTCAGGGCCAAATATGGAAGAGGGCAGATAAGCCTCCCCTGCCTGGGTAAAGCCCAGTTGTTGAAGGGCACTGACGGTGTCCGCAGAAAGGTCTATGGTGGTGTTGCCACTAAGCCAGGCAGTGATGAAGCCACCCAGCACAGCTCCCAGGAGGAAGGCAAGGTTCCAGCGCTGGCTTTTCCAGTCGAAATTGAAAAAGCTGGCTTTTTTACCCATGCCTGAGACGGCACACATCGTGCGGAAGTTGGAGGAAAACCCGAAGGTTTTGCCGAAATAAATAAGGGACAGCATGACTATCCCGATCAGCGGTCCTGCCACATACCATGGCCAGGGTTCTTTAAATATCCAGTTGATTACGTCCATTCGCTTCAGTTCTCATTTAATTTCAATTACAAATTACGCGAGAACTCTCCGGAAGGATCGTAACCTAAGTTACAGTAAGCGGCACAGACTAGGCAAATTCACTGACGCTCACCATGTTACGATCATGGGTAATCTTGCCCTGCTGTTCCAGTTTCTTCATAAGGCGGCTTATTACCACCCGGCTGGTATTTAGCTCCTGGGCTATCTGGTGGTGAGTGATGCGGAGTTGTGCATTGCTGTTAATCAGCGCTTTGTCACGAAGGTATTTGTACAGCCGCTCTTCCAGGTTGCGAAAGGCCAGGTTATCCACTGCTTCGAGCATCTCGTTCAGGCGATTATTATAGCTGTCGAATACAAAGCGCCGCCAGGACTGATAGCGTACGATCCACTCCTCCATCAGGGCCACAGGGATAAGGATCATTCGGGTCTTTTCCTCAGCTATTGCCCTTATCTTGCTTTTATTTTCCTTAAGGCAACACTGGAGGGTCATGGCACAGGTATCTCCCATCTCAAGATAATAGAGCAAAAGTTCATT
It contains:
- a CDS encoding rhodanese-like domain-containing protein codes for the protein MHIHQFYDKPLAHASYAIISNGNMAVVDPARDPQPYYDYASEHGAKIKLVIETHPHADFVSSHLQIHQETGATILTSELTGADYPHQGFDDEQEAVMGSITFRAINTPGHSPDSISVQAIDNDSDERAVFTGDTLFVGDVGRPDLREKAGKMRAKRESLARDMYRTLREKFLPMDDETLVYPAHGAGSLCGKNMSSDTYSTIGREKEENWALQEMKEDSFVNELLHEQPFIPKYFGYDVDMNKSGARPYSGSVESVKRLGADEEIPADALVVDTRDEAIFKQGHHPNAINIMISDGDKFETWLGSVISPEETFYLVSSSDKEREAAIGRGAKIGYELLMEGARVIEGSADSAKADSLDMADFKSNPEHYTIVDIRNKSEVNDGKLFAKALAIPLHELRDRSGEVPSDKPVVVHCAGGYRSAAGYSILESEMKGTQVYDLSDRVKDFKKD
- a CDS encoding sulfite exporter TauE/SafE family protein, with the protein product MEILGYLLAVVMGFTLGLLGGGGSILTVPILVYVLGVEPVLATAYSLFVVGSTAVIGGAQKHRQGLVRWKTGIVFAIPSLVAVLLTRLYLVPAIPETIFRLDGFSFTKDIAIMVFFGVVMLLASYSMIKDRKDTSEQKEKPFNFPLILAEGLIVGVITGLVGAGGGFLIVPALVLLVGLPIKEAVGTSLVIIAIKSLIGFLGDIGSGQDINWTFLLLFTACSFAGMFIGTYATRFVSADRLKKGFGWFVLAMGIFIILSETVFAV
- a CDS encoding DUF6691 family protein, producing the protein MKYIKYILAGAVFGIILAKAEVISWYRIYEMFRFDNFHMFGVIGSAIAVGVIGIQFIKRTGMKDMNGQVITFNDKDKSVPRYLIGGIIFGLGWALVGACPGPMFILAGFGYASIFLVIFGALAGTALYGFLRHKLPH
- a CDS encoding YeeE/YedE family protein; the protein is MDVINWIFKEPWPWYVAGPLIGIVMLSLIYFGKTFGFSSNFRTMCAVSGMGKKASFFNFDWKSQRWNLAFLLGAVLGGFITAWLSGNTTIDLSADTVSALQQLGFTQAGEAYLPSSIFGPEAFTSVRNIIILLAGGLMVGFGSRYAGGCTSGHAITGMSMLQLPSLIAVIGFFIGGLSMVYLLFPVIFS
- a CDS encoding Crp/Fnr family transcriptional regulator; protein product: MDVSFVKDQIEYLFEPELIDEIIEKGEYREFDQGAELMDIGQQITHFPLLLSGSLKIMTEDEEGNELLLYYLEMGDTCAMTLQCCLKENKSKIRAIAEEKTRMILIPVALMEEWIVRYQSWRRFVFDSYNNRLNEMLEAVDNLAFRNLEERLYKYLRDKALINSNAQLRITHHQIAQELNTSRVVISRLMKKLEQQGKITHDRNMVSVSEFA